A window of Euwallacea similis isolate ESF13 chromosome 10, ESF131.1, whole genome shotgun sequence contains these coding sequences:
- the Arl4 gene encoding ADP-ribosylation factor-like protein 4C, producing MGANMGKNASLLDALPSGQGTLHVVMLGLDSAGKTTALYRLKFDQYLNTVPTIGFNCEKVKGMIGKAKGVNFLVWDVGGQEKLRPLWKSYTRCTDGIVFVLDSVDVERMEEAKMELVRTVKSPENSQVPILVLANKQDLPGAREPKDLEKLLGLTELGNGGAPGGHLWHVQPACAITGDGLHEGLDVLYEMILKRRKLAKERKKKGR from the exons ATGGGCGCAAACATGGGCAAAAATGCTTCCCTGCTGGACGCCCTGCCCTCCGGCCAAGGCACTCTCCACGTGGTGATGCTGGGCCTGGATTCTGCGGGCAAAACCACAGCCCTTTACAGACTGAAATTCGACCAGTACCTGAATACAGTACCAACAATAGGGTTCAATTGCGAGAAGGTCAAGGGCATGATAGGAAAAGCCAAAG GGGTGAATTTCCTGGTCTGGGATGTCGGAGGTCAGGAAAAGCTGAGACCCCTATGGAAGTCCTACACAAGGTGCACTGATGGAATAGTGTTTGTCCTGGACTCTGTAGACGTGGAGCGAATGGAAGAAGCTAAGATGGAGTTGGTCAGAACTGTGAAATCACCGGAGAATTCCCAAGTACCGATCTTGGTCTTGGCTAACAAGCAGGATCTGCCTGGCGCACGGGAACCCAAGGATTTAGAAAAGCTCTTGGGTCTTACAG AACTAGGCAACGGCGGAGCCCCCGGAGGTCACCTATGGCACGTGCAACCAGCATGCGCAATTACGGGAGACGGTCTCCATGAAGGTCTAGACGTGCTCTACGAGATGATTCTGAAAAGGCGAAAACTGGCGAAAGAGCGAAAGA